The proteins below come from a single Corylus avellana chromosome ca3, CavTom2PMs-1.0 genomic window:
- the LOC132175043 gene encoding transcription factor IIIA-like encodes MPLVVSFPSDTLRLHPSSVVITNHRRQEGNEEDLVGQLLEFGRDIAGAMHIERLVGEMEKPIFRDIRRYFCEYCGICRSKKSLITSHILTHHKEEMEEKGVDEEDKIEGTKSNTCTECGATFKKPAYLKQHMQSHSLERLYTCPVDDCHSSYRRKDHLTRHLLLHQGKVFNCPIENCNREFSFQGNMKRHVKEFHNEDHPPTDAKCQKQYVCPEIGCGKVFRFASKLRKHEDSHVKLDSVEAFCCEPGCMKYFANDQCLKAHIKSCHQHITCEICGTKQLKKNIKRHLRMHEAEVSLLRIKCNHKGCLHTFSNKSNLRQHVKAVHLDLKPFACSFTGCGMRFAHKHVRDNHEKTGNHVYTLGDFEESDEHFQSRPRGGRKRKCPTVEMLIRKRVTPPSQLDEGSDHLSWLISQRTDDEQ; translated from the exons ATGCCACTCGTTGTCTCTTTCCCTTCAGACACCCTGCGCCTACACCCCTCTTCTGTAGTAATCACTAATCACCGAAGGCAGGAAGGAAACGAAGAGGATTTGGTTGGGCAACTACTTGAG TTTGGGCGTGATATCGCTGGAGCGATGCACATAGAGAGACTGGTGGGAGAGATGGAAAAGCCGATATTCAGAGACATAAGGCGTTATTTCTGTGAGTACTGCGGCATTTGCAGGTCCAAGAAGTCCCTCATCACCTCTCACATCCTTACCCATCACAAG GAAGAGATGGAGGAGAAGGGTGTTGATGAAGAAGATAAAATAGAGGGGACAAAATCCAATACTTGCACAGAATGTGGTGCCACTTTCAAGAAACCGGCGTATTTGAAGCAACATATGCAGAGTCATTCCCTCGAG aGGCTGTATACTTGTCCGGTTGATGATTGCCATTCCAGCTACAGAAGAAAGGACCACTTGACTCGCCATCTTCTTCTGCACCAAGGAAAAGTCTTCAATTGTCCAATTGAGAACTGCAACcgtgaattttcttttcaaggCAATATGAAAAGGCATGTGAAAGAATTCCATAACGAGGATCACCCTCCAACTGATGCTAAATGCCAGAAGCAGTATGTCTGCCCTGAAATTGGGTGTGGGAAGGTTTTCAGATTTGCATCAAAGTTGCGGAAGCATGAGGACTCCCATG TTAAACTAGACTCAGTGGAGGCGTTCTGTTGTGAACCTGGTTGTATGAAATATTTTGCCAATGATCAATGCCTTAAGGCCCACATCAAGTCCTGCCACCAACATATAACTTGTGAGATATGCGGGACCAAGCAGCTGAAAAAGAACATTAAGCGGCACTTGAGAATGCATGAAGCCGAAGTGTCATTGTTGAGAATCAAATGCAATCACAAGGGTTGTCTTCACACATTTTCAAAT aaaTCAAATCTCCGTCAGCATGTGAAGGCTGTGCACCTTGATCTTAAACCTTTTGCCTGCAGCTTTACTGGTTGTGGAATGAGATTTGCACACAAGCATGTGAGAGACAATCATGAAAAAACAGGGAACCATGTTTACACACTT GGGGACTTTGAAGAGTCAGATGAGCACTTTCAATCCAGGCCTAGGGGTGGGCGGAAGAGAAAGTGCCCAACTGTAGAAATGCTGATCCGAAAGAGGGTTACTCCACCAAGTCAGTTGGATGAGGGATCTGACCATCTTTCTTGGTTGATCTCACAGAGGACTGACGACGAGCAGTGA
- the LOC132176047 gene encoding uncharacterized protein LOC132176047 codes for MGNCIRHESSMQWGGEDWGSLAKEGLFAGDDVDGRAMKMEEKGLLGDDESGFSSSTTAAKTTEVKIKITRKQLEELLGRVDIKDLSVHQVLAQLMSVSDRYEAHQRSWRPALQSIPEVN; via the coding sequence ATGGGAAATTGTATAAGGCATGAATCTTCTATGCAATGGGGTGGCGAGGACTGGGGATCTCTGGCAAAGGAAGGGCTTTTCGCCGGTGATGACGTGGACGGCAGGGCcatgaaaatggaggaaaaggGTCTTCTGGGTGATGACGAAAGTGGGTTTAGTTCGTCTACAACAGCAGCGAAAACTACGGAGGTGAAGATCAAGATCACAAGGAAGCAACTGGAGGAGTTGCTGGGTAGAGTCGACATAAAAGACTTGTCGGTGCACCAGGTTTTGGCTCAGTTGATGAGCGTCAGTGATCGGTACGAGGCGCATCAACGGTCCTGGAGACCTGCC
- the LOC132175738 gene encoding uncharacterized protein LOC132175738: MKITGKPQLPATFPASVSTKTLKAASPDSDLQYKSATTRRPSRRLARTPTRLRRPGASSGRRSRPETPLLRWNVDGGDRNDRVEEDQKLARECRRRSHRRGQDEVVVSSRKLAAGLWRLQMPEMAAGAGGARLGIQHGVGHVGVPFMSHRSGKAHGSEVKDLLQSPRSIAGTKNGFLCKLEPSLQISNSAMEGATKWDPVCFKTPDEVRQIYGHMKLLDQQPSAVSMVSALEAELERARAYIQELETDRRSSKKKLEHFLKKVSEEKASWRSREHEKIRAFIDDLKSELSRERKNRQRIEIVNSKLVNELADAKLSAKHYIQDYEKERKARELIEEVCDELAKEIGEDKAEVEALKRESMKLQEEVEDERKMLQMAEVWREERVQMKLVDAKVALEEKYSQMNKLVSDLETFLRSRSASPDVKEMREAELLRQTAASVNIQVIKEFSYVPPNPDDIFSVFEDVNFAESNEREIEPCVAYSPASPASKIHTVSPEVNMINKGSIQRHSNTFIDQNGDIEEDESGWETVSHLEDQGSSYSPEGSAPSVNKNRRDSNVSRSGTEWEGNAGEETPITEISEVCSVPTRQLKKVSSIARLWRSCPSNGENYKIISVEGMNGRLSNGRISNGSTISPDRGSLKGGTSPPDLAGHWSSPEYGDPHMSRGMKGCIPRSTQKNSLKAKLLEARMESQKVQLRHVLKQKI, from the exons ATGAAGATTACAGGAAAGCCGCAACTTCCGGCGACATTCCCGGCGAGCGTATCGACCAAAACCCTAAAGGCGGCCTCACCGGACTCAGATCTCCAATACAAGTCGGCCACCACTCGAAGACCCTCCCGGCGCTTGGCCCGAACCCCGACGCGCCTGAGGAGGCCCGGAGCTTCGTCCGGGAGGCGGAGCCGCCCCGAGACCCCGCTGCTGAGGTGGAACGTAGACGGAGGCGACCGAAACGACCGCGTGGAGGAGGACCAGAAGTTGGCAAGAGAATGTCGCCGGAGGAGTCACCGGAGAGGACAGGACGAGGTGGTTGTGTCGTCGAGGAAGCTCGCCGCCGGGCTCTGGCGGTTGCAGATGCCAGAGATGGCTGCCGGTGCCGGCGGAGCTCGGCTAGGGATTCAG CATGGTGTTGGCCATGTAGGCGTTCCCTTTATGAGTCATCGTAGTGGCAAAGCTCATGGTTCTGAAGTGAAGGATCTGTTACAAAGCCCTAGATCCATTGCTGGCACAAAGAATGGATTCTTGTGCAAG CTTGAACCTTCTTTACAAATTTCAAACTCTGCAATGGAGGGGGCAACAAAGTGGGACCCTGTTTGCTTTAAGACACCAGATGAAGTGCGGCAGATTTACGGTCACATGAAGCTCCTTGACCAGCAACCAAGTGCTGTTTCGATGGTTTCTGCCCTTGAAGCCGAATTAGAGCGGGCTCGAGCCTACATTCAGGAGCTTGAGACTGACCGCCGATCCTCAAAAAAGAAACTTGAGCACTTTTTGAAGAAAGTCAGCGAGGAAAAGGCCTCATGGCGTAGTAGGGAGCATGAGAAAATCCGTGCATTTATTGATGACTTGAAATCTGAATTGAGCAGAGAAAGGAAAAATCGCCAGAGGATTGAAATTGTGAATTCCAAATTGGTTAATGAGCTGGCTGATGCCAAATTATCTGCAAAGCATTATATCCAGGactatgaaaaagaaagaaaagccaGGGAATTAATTGAGGAAGTATGCGACGAGCTTGCTAAGGAAATTGGAGAAGACAAGGCTGAAGTTGAAGCACTTAAGAGGGAGTCCATGAAACTCCAAGAGGAAGTGGAAGATGAAAGGAAGATGCTGCAGATGGCTGAGGTCTGGCGAGAAGAACGTGTTCAGATGAAGCTGGTAGATGCAAAGGTGGCCCTTGAAGAGAAGTATTCTCAGATGAACAAGCTTGTATCTGATCTAGAGACATTTCTGAGGTCAAGAAGTGCAAGTCCAGATGTGAAGGAGATGAGAGAAGCAGAGTTGCTCCGACAGACTGCTGCCTCTGTGAATATTCAAGTTATCAAGGAGTTTTCTTATGTACCCCCCAACCCAGAtgatattttctctgtttttgagGACGTTAATTTTGCTGAATCCAATGAGAGGGAGATTGAGCCATGTGTTGCTTACAGTCCTGCCAGCCCGGCCTCCAAAATTCATACCGTGAGTCCTGAAGTTAATATGATTAACAAGGGCAGCATTCAGAGACATTCAAATACATTTATTGATCAGAATGGTGATATAGAAGAAGATGAAAGTGGGTGGGAAACTGTGAGCCATCTCGAGGATCAGGGCTCAAGTTATTCACCAGAGGGGAGTGCCCCATCTGTCAACAAGAATCGCCGAGACAGTAATGTTTCAAGGAGCGGAACGGAATGGGAGGGAAATGCTGGTGAAGAAACACCAATTACTGAAATCAGTGAAGTCTGCTCTGTACCAACAAGGCAGTTGAAGAAGGTCTCATCCATAGCACGGCTTTGGAGATCATGCCCAAGTAATGGTGAAAATTACAAGATTATCTCTGTAGAGGGGATGAATGGTAGACTTTCAAATGGAAGGATATCCAATGGGAGTACCATATCCCCAGATAGGGGGTCTCTTAAAGGTGGGACTAGCCCCCCGGATTTGGCAGGGCACTGGAGTTCTCCCGAGTATGGGGATCCTCACATGAGTAGAGGAATGAAAGGGTGCATTCCTCGCAGCACACAGAAGAATAGTTTGAAGGCAAAGCTTTTGGAGGCAAGGATGGAAAGCCAGAAGGTCCAATTGCGCCATGTTCTTAAACAGAAGATTTAG